In Alosa alosa isolate M-15738 ecotype Scorff River chromosome 10, AALO_Geno_1.1, whole genome shotgun sequence, the genomic stretch taacatatttttgtttattttaatgaAATGCTTTCAGTTAAGAAGAATGGATAATCTTTAGTGTGTGCAAATGCACCACCCTCTCAAAACTACAGTCGATTCAATGGGACACCCTTTTTGAAACGTCAGTAATCTGCATAGTCTACCAAGGCCAGCAGTGAAgaggaaaaacacacagagcataAGTGTGTATTACTGTCATCAAATATCTGCAGAGAAAGTGCATAACACATTATAACTGTATATGTGACATGAACACGCAACCAGTAATGGGAGTTCCGGCTCTTTCACAGAGAGGTGGGCTAAGATGGCCTCACAGCtctaaaaagaaaatgtttgtcTAATATTCATTGAACATCTTACTTACAGCCTACTTACAACCTTTGCATTCTGAAAGGTTTTGTGAGTTGCAGTGCATTTGTAACTACTAGTGGAATGATCATACATCATTTGTAAATAGCTATCTTGCAAGAaataaaaatgcacaaaaaaaactgtTCCCTAGATGAGAATTTCTACAGTGAATGATTCTGTACTTTTCTTTTGATGGAAGTAAAGTCATGCAGCAAATTAAAACAACCTTGTCTTGTTTACTTTCATCAAATATGTATAAAGAGGGAATCCTCAACCCCTTATCAGAATCATATCTTACCATTGTTTCAGATTGTACACAACTGATTGTAAATAGGCCTCTAATGCCTTTTATACAAACATGGTTACATTTAACGAAGTCATAGTCCAAACTCCtgaaatgttacaaatattaaaGTGGCTAAACAGCACTGTAAGAGCCAGAAACAGTGTATTTACTTTTACATATATTCATTTGGCGGATgcatttgtccaaagtgacttacagcaatGGAATAACATTTAGGCTATTAACATTTAAGCTTTTTTAGATGtaagctacagagctacagtatatactgtactattttaatatttttatcgCTGCCCACATAATTTTAACTTTTGTGAGCCTAAAGTCAAGAGGCCAGTAGAATCTTCCAACTGTTCAGGCTAATACTTCAAACTAATGAAGTCTGGAGAAATGTTGTAGGAGCATGTAGGACTTTCATGATCACAAGAGCCATCATTTTTTGTATCTCTCTGCAAATTAAAGTTTGAGGACATGCCAGCAAAATTAGCACAAGCAGCAGTAGGTTAGTACTGAAAATCCTCTCTCAGACTAAATCAAATAAATCGGATGTCATGAAATCCAAGCAATGTTACTCAAGATTATCTGGATGCAAAGGAGAAGCTTTCGGAAAAGCTTAGAGACTTAGAGATTAGATAGGTCTGACATTGGGCCAAGTTACTCCAATGACCTCGAAGCTACTTAATGATAGTGACGTcatacaaaatataaaaatcagcATGTTGCACATCAGACATCTGCAGGCACCTCCAACCACACGGTCCACTGAGAGCAGTTGACAGTAGAGGTCTGCTGGACTATTAAAAGCCAAACAAATAAATCTAAGTCACCAGAGACACGCACGGAATAACAACCCTTATCAACCCAACAACATGGCGCAGCAGTGGGAGGACGCAGTCTTTGCTGCTAGGAGAAGGGGAGATGAATCTACAAGGGAATCAATGTTCACCTACACAAATGCAAATAATACTAAAGGTAAGTGCCACACAATTTATACCTTAAGGGATGTCTTTATGGCCTTTTTGCAACTTCGGCACAAGGGAATACTTTTGTAACACTTTGTGCCTGACAGTGGAAAAAAAGGCAACAAGGTAGAGTTCTGTGTTCTGATGTAGTGGTGTTCAGAGTGTTTACTATCTTCTTTTTTCATAGATCCATTTGAGGGACCCAACTACCAAATTGCCCCACGATGGATCTACAACATCGCTACACTTTGGATGTTCTTTGTGGTCATTGCCTCTGTTTTCACCAACGGCCTGGTGCTGGTGGCTACAGCAAAGTTCAAGAAGCTCCGTCACCCTCTCAACTGGATTTTGGTCAATCTGGCTATTGCTGATCTTGGGGAAACAGTCATAGCCAGCACCATCAGTGTGATTAACCAGATAAACGGCTACTTTATCCTGGGACACACCTGTTGTGTTCTTGAAGGCTACACTGTGGCTACCTGCGGTAAGGGACTATATGTTTCACTCGCTGTCTATTTATGAATccataaattaattttaaatgaCATCTTTTCACATTACAGTAGTCTCGAAATCTAATTATTGAGTAGTATTGAAATCTCAATGTTAAATGCTGATTGGGTACATAGTATAATAAACAGTTTGCTTTAATAGAAATAACTGTTATAGCAATGATTTAGAGTattgtagaattctggggtattctcactgtattctgatgtgttcatatgttacttctgtgtgtagtatacaacagggagaggtccataCCATTGTATACAGTATAACTTTGTTTAATATCAAAAGCCTGACCAGATGTTGACACTAAGGGAGGCTTAGGCCTGTGTCTTTTTACCATCAAGAAGATCATACTGCCCTGGTGCTcaggaacatcagtgataacatgggccaAAGGAGATAGCGTGTTGTTCTGTTCGGGCTAGTATTTCCATCTGGTCAGGGCCAgttttgtacactggttggcacctgccacgttggcatgatttacgtttgtatgttttattataacaggctttgtcttaggcTTGGACTCTGatacggatcgaggaagcgactCGGGGAGCACCTTCTGTCAGGATGCTCAAGCAGCCCGATGCTAATAACATCCAAGACTGTTagactctgtgcagttttactgttcgacacttagcctgtgttctgttattcattgttttaccatctacaataaatcatcatctaattgccgatcctgatccagccgtcaagctttatagaccatcttcaatacagacattagaactaaaacacaacgcaacaaccagggAATCAAACAGTATGCTGCATTTAGTTTCTTTTCTGTTTACTCTTTTATTTACTGTACCACTGGCTCCTCCAACAGGTATTGCTGCTCTGTGGTCCCTGACTATCATTTCTTGGGAGAGATGGGTGGTTGTGTGCAAACCCTTTGGAAATGTCAAGTTTGATGCCAAATGGGCCACAGGAGGAATTGTCTTCTCATGGGTGTGGGCAGCAGTCTGGTGTGCACCTCCTGTCTTTGGCTGGAGCAGGTAGGTTTGCATTTTTGTTCTCCACACCTGGACCATTCTTTGAACATCTTGTATCTCACTACCCTGAATTTTTATGTATGAATATGCTCAtgctctttgtttttcttttttgttaggTATTGGCCTCATGGCCTGAAGACCTCATGTGGACCTGATGTGTTCAGTGGACCCGAGGTCCCTGGGATCCAGTCCTACATGGTTGTCCTGATGGTCACCTGCTGCTTCCTTCCCCTGGGTATCATCGTCCTCTGCTACATTGCTGTCTGGCTCGCCATCCGCGCTGTACGT encodes the following:
- the LOC125302121 gene encoding red-sensitive opsin-1, yielding MAQQWEDAVFAARRRGDESTRESMFTYTNANNTKDPFEGPNYQIAPRWIYNIATLWMFFVVIASVFTNGLVLVATAKFKKLRHPLNWILVNLAIADLGETVIASTISVINQINGYFILGHTCCVLEGYTVATCGIAALWSLTIISWERWVVVCKPFGNVKFDAKWATGGIVFSWVWAAVWCAPPVFGWSRYWPHGLKTSCGPDVFSGPEVPGIQSYMVVLMVTCCFLPLGIIVLCYIAVWLAIRAVAQQQKDSESTQKAEKEVSRMVVVMIVAYCVCWGPYTAFACFGAANPGYPFHPLLAAMPAYMAKSATIYNPIIYVFMNRQFRSCIMQLFGKAGDDGSEVSTSKTEVSSVAPA